Part of the Helicobacter bilis genome is shown below.
CCGCAAGCCTTGAGCGAAGAATCCGCAAAAAGACAAACGCTATCAAAACATAGGCAGTTCGCTTAAATCTATAACCGTCGCCCCCATTACTGAATCCTTTGCGTTATAATCCTTATCCTTATATATATGCTTTGGGTCTTTCTCAAACATTTGCGTTTTAAAGTTTAGGAATATTTCCTCTTTGAAATGTTTGCCTGTTTGCTTGTTTTTCTTTACTTTTAAGCGTTTTATGGCATAACTTGTTAATGAATTATCCTTATTTTCTACATTTTCTAAGTGCATAATAATACTTGCTTCATGTGCGCCTTTTTTACTCTTAAATGGTGTGTCTGGATCGCTTTTGCTTGTTTGAACTATTAACATAATGATTAATTCTCTTTCATGTGCTAATTTTCCTAAAATCTCAAACTTTTCAGTTTCTTTCTCTTCACCATTGCCTACTTTTGTATTGTTGTTTTCTATTCGCATTTGAGAATCTATTAAAAAGACTTTTATGCCTTTTGCGTTGTTTAAATAAATGATTTTATCTTTTATCTCTCTTATGTCGTATCCATCTGTAATTGTTATGAGATTTTCTTTCTTTAAGAGTGGGCTTGGATATTCTTTACGCCTTCTTATGTATGCACTTAATGTAAATTCAAAGCAAAAAAAGCATACTATCTCTTTCGCACTCATATTTTCTAGCATTTGTGTTGTAAGTGTAGTTTTCCCTGCTTCATAATCTCCACTAATAAGGATTAATTGCCCTGTTGCAAGTCCGCCATTAAAAGCAGTGTCTAAAAACTCTATGCCTGTGGAATATGTGCGTTGCGGGTCATATTCTTTTAAGCTTTTTTCTGCATCTGCAAAGCTTAGAAAATCATCTGCTTTTGCATGATATTGGTAAGGCTTTAATAGATTTGTGTCAAGTTGTATAACTTGTCTTTGTTGCACTTGTGAGAATATGTAACTTGCTAATTCCTCTTGCCTGTCTAATTGGACACAATATTCATACTCTTTTATGAGTGGAGCTAGATTTGCTACCTTGCTTGCTTCTGTGTATTCTTTTATGAAATTAGAATCTTGCAGGGTTACTATTTTGTTAAAAAATAGATTTTCGTTATAGGTTTTAGATTCTAGCATTTCTTCTAGCATTGCATAGGCTTTTTTTGCTGTGTCGCTAAACTCTTTTATGATGTGATTAAAGGATTCTAATTCCTTTTGTGTTAGTGAATGATTTATGAAGCTTTTTATGAAAATGGCTTCTAGGCTTGTTCGTATTCCTTGTTGTTGCATGTCCGTCTTCCTTTCTTTGTAATTTTTGAAAGCTTTCATCTCGTGGTAACATTTCAATCATTGAAATGTTACCATCAATCTTGGAAAGCTGGTTTATTTGCCTTTTGCCTCGTTACTTTCTCTTGTCATGTTGAGGCTTTAGCCGAAACATCTCTTTATTTGCAAAAGGGATTTTTCAGCACACGCTCAAATGACAAGTGGCAGATGTTTGCTTTGCGGCTCTCGTGCGGAAATATTGCGAGACAATTTTAAGGGTTATTGAGCTTTTTTGAGAGGGAGTGTATATATAATACATGACCGAACAAAAAAGCGATAATTCCCTTAAAAGTGTCCGCTAAGCATAACGCACCATTAAATTATTCCATTGCCCTTTCTACTAACTCCTGCAAAAAATACTTAATCCCTGCTTCCTTTATGTTTAAAATCTCTGCAATAAAGTATTTTCTCTTAAGCCTTAAACCCTCATATTCTGTAATAAACTGCCCTTTTGTATCAAGCCTTGCACTCCCTGCTTTGAGATTTGCAAGGGTGATTATAGAATCTTGAAGTTTTAACATGATTGTCGCTTTATTCTGCTTTTGTGTATCAAACAATATGCGTTTTTCCAAATCAAACAAAACATAATCTTTGTAAGGGGCTTTTAAGCTTTCAAATATCATGTTTAAAGCTTCTAACTCTTGGCAGGTTATATGGCTAGAGTTTTTTATAACTTGTAAGATACCCATGCTTAATCCTTTCTTTATAATTTTTAAAGCTTTCATCTTGGTTATGCAATTTAAGGGATTAAGTAGTTTTTATGATAGTCATTACCGCTTAAGGTAACTCCTATCATAAAAACTACTTAAAAGCCATAATGCAATCTTAAAAAGCTGGGTTTGTTTTCTTTGTCTCTTTGCTTTCTTGTCATGCCACCTTTATTGTCATGTTGAGCCGCAAAGCAAACATAAACAGCCTTATAACGCTAATAACTTTGCTAATTCCGCTTCTTCGTCAAAGTCTTTGTATCTCTCACTAAAGCTTTTATACTCACTAGACTCTATAACTCTTTCTTCATGCTTTCTTTGCTGCTTAGTTTGCATTGGATAAAGATCAGTCCAGCCTCTAGCAATGGTGTTTTCTACAATGGCAAACATGTCAAAGCCTCTGTATTTTAACTGCATAAATTTGGCTTGTATGCGTTTTAGCGTATGTTTGGATAGCTTCTTTTTATCACTTCGATACTCAATGTAATTTAAATATGCTTCTCTCTCTTGTGGCTCTAATTGGCTTGTAAAAGCAAATAATTCGTTTTCTTTCTTTGCTCTCTCTTGTTTCCTGTTTTCATCTGCTTTTTTAATAGCTTCCCTGCATTGCTTCCATAGCTTTGAT
Proteins encoded:
- a CDS encoding RAD55 family ATPase; this translates as MQQQGIRTSLEAIFIKSFINHSLTQKELESFNHIIKEFSDTAKKAYAMLEEMLESKTYNENLFFNKIVTLQDSNFIKEYTEASKVANLAPLIKEYEYCVQLDRQEELASYIFSQVQQRQVIQLDTNLLKPYQYHAKADDFLSFADAEKSLKEYDPQRTYSTGIEFLDTAFNGGLATGQLILISGDYEAGKTTLTTQMLENMSAKEIVCFFCFEFTLSAYIRRRKEYPSPLLKKENLITITDGYDIREIKDKIIYLNNAKGIKVFLIDSQMRIENNNTKVGNGEEKETEKFEILGKLAHERELIIMLIVQTSKSDPDTPFKSKKGAHEASIIMHLENVENKDNSLTSYAIKRLKVKKNKQTGKHFKEEIFLNFKTQMFEKDPKHIYKDKDYNAKDSVMGATVIDLSELPMF